Proteins found in one bacterium genomic segment:
- a CDS encoding DUF4870 domain-containing protein, which yields METTPAKSSGTGSSGSGLEPNVASLLCYVCTFVTGIVFLIIEKDNKQVRFHAWQAIVLGGASFVIQLGLSILGAILGAIAGPLAMIISIFVPVVWLAFLIFWIVAMVKAYQGEQYKIPFIGDIAEKQNNK from the coding sequence ATGGAAACAACGCCTGCAAAATCCTCCGGGACCGGATCATCCGGTTCGGGTTTAGAGCCAAATGTGGCTTCGCTGTTATGTTACGTATGTACTTTTGTAACGGGTATTGTGTTTTTGATTATTGAAAAAGACAATAAGCAGGTGCGCTTTCATGCCTGGCAGGCCATTGTGTTGGGGGGCGCTTCCTTTGTAATACAGCTGGGGCTTTCTATTTTAGGTGCTATTTTGGGTGCTATTGCCGGACCTTTGGCTATGATTATTAGTATTTTTGTACCGGTGGTTTGGCTGGCTTTCCTTATTTTCTGGATTGTAGCCATGGTAAAAGCTTACCAAGGGGAACAGTATAAAATTCCCTTTATTGGCGACATTGCCGAAAAGCAGAATAATAAATAA